The following proteins are encoded in a genomic region of Triticum dicoccoides isolate Atlit2015 ecotype Zavitan chromosome 1B, WEW_v2.0, whole genome shotgun sequence:
- the LOC119338305 gene encoding DDB1- and CUL4-associated factor 8-like, with translation MRRPWKHPTARHGAAELCFREVGDLLPRRFARRAAASEELVMRLQIHRKLNKHTGCVNTVGFNAAGDTLISGSDDQRVMLWDWDTGAVKMQFHSGHGDNVFQARFMPYTNDRTIVTCGADGEVRVAKIQDGRDVLTSLLGEHDGRAHKLAIEPGSPYIFYSCGEDGHVQHFDLRTDTATELFICRKSVAKSGYSSHVRLNAITIDPRNPNLLAVAGSNSYARVYDTRKCKSGGSSDFAQPSDCYCPPHLIGNKNVGITGLAFSHQSELLVSYNDENIYLFPKNGGLGPDPKSSVKIGGGEGSNSIVFASGEDVDRPAPQVYVGHRNCETVKGVTFIGPNHEYVASGSDCGRLFIWRKRDGKFLRAMEGDECIVNCIEPHPHAMTIASSGIDNDVKLWTPSAVERAQVVNVEELKPRKRKAKLWQFALPEELVWHVLASRRRQPAAGEDSSEDLEDNTELLNLVLRATNRDNLSDESDEDEETSDGSGE, from the exons ATGCGCCGCCCATGGAAGCACCCCACCGCGCGCCACGGCGCCGCCGAGCTCTGCTTCCGCGAGGTCGGCGACCTCCTCCCCCGCCGCttcgctcgccgcgccgccgcatcCGAG GAGCTCGTAATGCGCCTCCAGATTCATAGGAAGCTCAACAAGCACACAGGATGCGTGAACACGGTGGGCTTCAATGCCGCTGGTGACACCCTCATATCTGGGTCAGATGATCAGAGGGTAATGCTGTGGGATTGGGACACTGGTGCAGTTAAAATGCAGTTCCATTCGGGCCATGGCGATAATGTATTCCAAGCACGGTTCATGCCTTACACGAATGATCGCACCATCGTCACCTGCGGTGCTGATGGCGAG GTGAGAGTTGCCAAGATCCAGGATGGCCGGGATGTGCTTACTTCATTGCTTGGTGAACATGATGGAAGGGCTCACAAGTTGGCTATAGAGCCTGGAAGCCCTTATATTTTCTATAGTTGTGGCGAAGATGGCCATGTCCAACAT TTTGATTTGAGGACAGATACAGCCACAGAATTATTCATTTGCAGAAAATCTGTGGCTAAATCAGGATACTCCTCTCATGTCCGTCTTAATGCAATCACAATTGATCCACGGAATCCAAATCTTCTTGCAGTTGCGGGAAGCAATTCTTATGCTCGTGTCTACGACACCCGTAAATGCAAGTCGGGTGGATCATCTGATTTCGCTCAGCCATCTGACTGTTATTGTCCACCACATCTTATTGGCAATAAGAATGTTGGAATAACAGGGTTAGCATTCTCTCACCAGAGTGAGTTGCTTGTATCTTACAATGATGAGAATATTTACCTCTTCCCTAAAAATGGAGGGCTGGGACCCGACCCAAAATCATCCGTCAAAATTGGAGGCGGTGAAGGGTCCAACTCAATAGTGTTTGCatccggtgaagatgttgatcgaCCTGCGCCTCAGGTATATGTTGGGCATCGCAATTGTGAGACTGTGAAGGGTGTGACTTTTATTGGGCCAAATCATGAATATGTTGCCAGTGGGTCAGACTGTGGTCGGTTATTTATTTGGAGGAAGAGAGATGGGAAATTTTTACGGGCAATGGAGGGTGATGAATGCATAGTCAATTGTATTGAGCCCCATCCTCATGCTATGACAATTGCAAGCAGTGGAATTGATAATGATGTGAAGCTATGGACTCCCTCTGCCGTTGAACGAGCACAAGTGGTTAATGTTGAGGAG TTGAAGCCCCGAAAGAGGAAAGCAAAGCTCTGGCAATTTGCCTTGCCGGAGGAATTGGTCTGGCACGTGCTGGCATCACGACGTAGGCAACCAGCGGCTGGAGAAGATTCATCCGAGGATCTTGAAGACAACACAGAATTGCTTAATCTTGTACTGCGAGCTACAAACAGAGATAACTTGTCTGATGAGAGTGATGAGGATGAAGAAACCTCGGATGGCTCTGGAGAATAG
- the LOC119338314 gene encoding tetracycline resistance protein, class A-like yields MKEAAAELGHLLVFAFLFCVGAFMVAPVITDVTMAALCPGQDQCSLAIYLTGLQQAITGLGALVVTPVIGNLSDRYGRKALLALPATLSIVPLAIMAFNQTRPYFYAFYVAKTLTAMVSEGAMMCLSLAYVADKVPEGRRAAAFGVFSGVCTAGFVGGTIAARFLSVSSTFQVATLASVAAAVYLRAFVQETDRGASLLRDEEASRLLFPTSSSPEEASPRLPHLRKAPSLSEMATLLTSSSTFTRAAVVTFFHSLGETGLQTALLYFLKAQFHYTKNQYANLLLIIGITGSFSQLTMMPFLAPKLGEQKLLVVALTGSCVHGFLYSIAWSFWVPYLAASCVILSILVGPCIRSIVSKKVGPSEQGMVQGCITGISSTASVISPLVFTPLTAWFLSETTPFNFKGFSLACAGFATLVALIMSINMRPAEVQPDTR; encoded by the exons ATGAAGGAGGCCGCGGCGGAGCTGGGGCACCTGCTGGTGTTCGCCTTCCTCTTCTGCGTGGGCGCCTTCATGGTGGCGCCAGTGATCACCGACGTGACGATGGCGGCGCTCTGCCCCGGCCAAGACCAGTGCTCCCTCGCCATCTACCTCACCGGCCTGCAGCAAGCC ATCACCGGGCTGGGTGCGCTCGTGGTCACGCCGGTCATCGGCAACCTGTCCGACAGGTACGGCCGCAAGGCGCTGCTCGCTCTCCCGGCGACCTTGTCCATCGTTCCACTGG CCATCATGGCTTTTAACCAGACGAGGCCATACTTCTACGCATTCTACGTCGCCAAGACACTGACGGCGATGGTCTCCGAGGGCGCCATGATGTGCCTCTCCCTCGCCTACGTG GCCGACAAGGTGCCCGaggggcggcgagcggcggcctTCGGGGTGTTCTCCGGCGTCTGCACTGCCGGCTTCGTAGGCGGCACCATCGCGGCCCGCTTCCTCTCCGTGTCCTCTACGTTCCAG GTGGCGACGTTGGCGTCCGTTGCTGCGGCGGTGTACCTGAGGGCCTTTGTCCAGGAGACGGACCGCGGAGCGTCGCTGCTGCGCGACGAGGAGGCCTCGCGCCTGCTCTTCCCTACCTCCTCTAGCCCCGAGGAGGcgtcgccgaggctcccgcatctccgGAAGGCGCCGTCGCTGTCGGAGATGGCCACCCTTCTTACCAGCAG CTCAACTTTCACAAGAGCAGCGGTCGTCACATTTTTCCACAGCCTTGGCGAAACAGGCCTGCAAACTGCATTACTG TATTTCCTGAAGGCCCAATTCCACTATACCAAGAACCAGTATGCTAATTTGTTGCTTATTATTGGCATTACAGGAAGTTTCTCACAG CTGACCATGATGCCTTTCTTAGCGCCGAAGCTGGGTGAGCAGAAGCTACTTGTCGTGGCACTTACAGGGAGCTGCGTGCAT GGATTCCTATACAGCATTGCATGGTCATTCTGG GTCCCTTATCTTGCTGCAAGCTGTGTGATTCTAAGCATTTTGGTCGGCCCTTGT ATAAGGAGCATTGTATCAAAAAAAGTAGGGCCTTCTGAGCAG GGAATGGTTCAAGGCTGTATTACAGGAATCAGCTCAACTGCAAGTGTCATATCTCCTCTAGTTTTTACTCCGCTCACAG CATGGTTCCTATCAGAGACCACACCTTTCAACTTCAAAGGTTTCAGCCTGGCTTGTGCTGGATTTGCTACG TTGGTGGCACTCATAATGAGCATTAATATGAGGCCAGCAGAGGTTCAGCCAGATACCAGATAG
- the LOC119350431 gene encoding uncharacterized protein LOC119350431 has protein sequence MACEPPPPPLPKKQKSPAAAPTTICALGDDLLREIFLRLPSLPTLVRAALTCRASLRAVRSSPAFRRRFRELHSAPLLGVFLDVFESDTPAFRPLRLHSDPDLAAAVRGGDFHLTRLPDEIEGVAPEWLIQDCHDGRVVLASYKTGHMAVYDPLTRALDLFPRPPGEICEDMYVEYHVLPSDEERGPFRVICVCHEACGAQAAVLSSETGEWQVFPFVEAAAMQPGDDNEKCSGNGTLVNGSIYWTDGSRALARVLNTSTLHFSRIDLPPHIEGQGALTAGETKDGRLCIISTVKLTLVVWFQRTDDDGVERWTQHKTFPLEQDIHAHDHCFDHDHIALKILAIVNGFVYLSTYCEPDRDLPGLFLSFCLETAKLNKLCTILYPNSLYPYIMAWPPSLVLNEPTRNY, from the exons ATGGCatgcgagccgccgccgccgccgctgccgaagAAGCAGAAATCCCCAGCGGCCGCGCCGACCACCATATGCGCCCTCGGCGACGACCTGCTGCGGGAGATATTCCTCCGCCTGCCCTCCCTCCCCACCCTCGTCCGCGCCGCCCTCACCTGCCGCGCCTCTCTCCGCGCCGTCCGCTCATCCCCCGCCTTCCGCCGCCGCTTCCGCGAGCTCCACTCGGCCCCACTCCTCGGCGTATTCCTCGACGTCTTCGAGTCCGACACTCCCGCTTTCCGCCCGCTCCGCCTGCATTCTGACCCGGACCTTGCCGCGGCCGTCCGCGGCGGCGATTTCCACCTCACCCGACTCCCCGACGAGATCGAGGGCGTCGCCCCCGAGTGGTTAATCCAGGACTGCCACGACGGGCGCGTCGTCCTCGCCAGCTACAAAACCGGGCACATGGCCGTCTACGACCCCCTCACACGAGCCCTGGATCTCTTCCCCAGGCCGCCCGGCGAGATCTGCGAAGACATGTACGTCGAGTACCACGTCCTCCCCTCCGACGAAGAACGCGGCCCGTTCCGCGTCATCTGCGTCTGCCACGAAGCTTGCGGTGCGCAAGCCGCCGTCCTCTCATCAGAGACCGGGGAGTGGCAGGTCTTCCCGTTTGTGGAGGCCGCAGCCATGCAGCCTGGGGACGACAACGAGAAGTGTTCTGGCAACGGGACGCTGGTGAACGGGTCCATCTATTGGACAGACGGGAGCCGAGCCCTTGCGCGCGTGCTGAACACCTCGACATTGCACTTCTCTCGCATCGACCTGCCTCCGCACATCGAAGGGCAAGGAGCGCTCACGGCTGGTGAGACCAAGGATGGGAGGCTCTGCATCATCAGCACCGTCAAGCTCACACTTGTGGTTTGGTTCCAGAGAACCGATGATGATGGTGTCGAGAGATGGACGCAGCACAAGACATTTCCGTTAGAGCAGGACATTCATGCGCACGATCACTGCTTCGACCATGATCACATTGCGCTGAAGATTCTGGCGATTGTCAATGGCTTTGTGTACTTGTCTACTTACTGTGAGCCGGATCGCGATTTGCCTGGTTTGTTCCTGTCCTTCTGCCTAGAAACAGCAAAGCTGAATAAGCTCTGCACTATCCTTTACCCTAACAGTTTGTATCCCTACATCATGGCGTGGCCTCCTTCTTTGGTGCTCAACGAG CCCACCAGAAACTACTGA